The following is a genomic window from Sphingobacterium spiritivorum.
CACTTGCCTGCGGTATAAATGATAAGGAAAACAGGATTGCCAGACATATATATGTTATTTTTTTCATGATTGTAGTTCTAATTATTTGACAACAAAACCACCGGTTTCAGGTTCGGCGAGTAATGGATTGGTAACAAAAGCTCTGTCATTAAGTGTATTCAGAAAAGCCAGCAGATCCTCCTTTTCTTGTTCAGTCATCGGGATTCCCAACCGGCCGTCCTGCTGTCTGAACACCGGATCTAATGTCGGCGAATCGACCATGCCATTACGATAGTGTTCGATGACTCTGTTGAGTGTCAGGAATCGTCCGTCATGCATATAGGGAGCAGTATAAGCGAGATTACGCAGGCTTGGCACTTTAAATTTATATTTATCTGCAGGATTCAATGTTACAGAATCTCTTCCGATATCATTTGATCTGTTCGGAGCCAATCCGTTGTTACGGTAGCTGCGATCTGTAAACAACGGTTCACTATGACAGGTAGAACAATTTTTCTGAAAGAAAAGGTATCCCCTTTGTTCGGACGTTGTAAAAGAAGCACCGTCTTCGTTTCGTCTTACTTTATCATATTTGGACTGATCACTGACGGCCATCAGCATAAACTGAGACAATGCCTTAAAAAAACGTGCATCCGTAATTTCTTCGGTACCAAAAGCTTTTTTGAACAAAGCCGGATATTCCGGATGTGCACGCAATTTGCGCAATACGTTAGGAACAGTTTCATCCATTTCTACCGGATTGGTAATTGCATTTACCGCAGCCAGGTCCAGGTCAAATACACCTCCATCCCAAAAGAACTCTTTCTGCCAGGCCATATTCATGATAGGCATCGGATTACGGGTACCCAGACGATCATCAATACCATGACTCACATCGTGTCCGTGGTGTGTAAATGCGGCTGATTGTATATGGCAACTGCCACAGGCGATGGTATTGTTACGCGAAAGACGGGGCTCATAAAACAAGCGTTTCCCTAACTCAAAACCCTCTCTGCTAATCTCATTACGTAAAAAATCATAAGCAGGATCGGGAAAATGAGCGGATTTCATAAATCCGGCAAACAGATCGGTTAAGGAATCCTCCCCCTTTTTACATGCCCATATCAACAGTGTCAATACCAACACTACACTAATCTTCTTCATAACTTATAACTCGTCTTCACTTTTCACAAAATTCTCTGTGTGATCATGGGAAAACATAGCAGGAAAATTGTTCGCAATATTGACACTGTATTCACTGAACATCACATTAGGGTGGGCAACTATACTGAACGCATTCGGTCCGTTAAAAATCTTCATAAT
Proteins encoded in this region:
- a CDS encoding cytochrome-c peroxidase, with product MKKISVVLVLTLLIWACKKGEDSLTDLFAGFMKSAHFPDPAYDFLRNEISREGFELGKRLFYEPRLSRNNTIACGSCHIQSAAFTHHGHDVSHGIDDRLGTRNPMPIMNMAWQKEFFWDGGVFDLDLAAVNAITNPVEMDETVPNVLRKLRAHPEYPALFKKAFGTEEITDARFFKALSQFMLMAVSDQSKYDKVRRNEDGASFTTSEQRGYLFFQKNCSTCHSEPLFTDRSYRNNGLAPNRSNDIGRDSVTLNPADKYKFKVPSLRNLAYTAPYMHDGRFLTLNRVIEHYRNGMVDSPTLDPVFRQQDGRLGIPMTEQEKEDLLAFLNTLNDRAFVTNPLLAEPETGGFVVK